The Sphingosinicella flava genome includes the window CCTGAGCGCCGCCTTGTCCATCAGCAGGCTTGGCCCCTCGGTGCGCTCGAACAGCATCGTATCGCGGCGGCGCCCGCCATCGGTGAGCGCGGCGTAGAGCGCCAGCCGGTCGGGGCTGGCCGCCAGCGTGCGCTGAAAGAGGCGCGCCTCCAATCCCGTCACAATTGCCTGCCGACGGCGCGCACGATGGGGGCCAGGCTGTCCATCAGCGCCTGAAATTGATCCGGGTAGAGCGATTGCGCCCCGTCCGAGAGCGCGGCGGCGGGATTTTCATGGACCTCGACCAGGATGCCGTCCGCGCCGCACGCGGCGGCGGCGAGCGCCATCGGGGTGACGAGGTCGCGGATGCCGGTCCCATGCGACGGATCGACCAGCACCGGCAGGTGGCTGCGCTGCTTGAGATAGGGAATGGCGTTCAGGTCCAGCGTGTTGCGGGTCGCGGTTTCGAAGGTGCGGATGCCGCGTTCGCACAGGATCACCTGATCGTTGCCGGCCGCGAGCAGATATTCGGCGGCGAGCAGAAGCTCCTCGATCCGCGCGGACATGCCGCGTTTCAGCACCACCGGCTTGCCCGATTTGCCGACCGCCCGCAGCAAGGCGAAATTCTGCATGTTGCGCGCCCCGATCTGGAGCGCGTCGGCCTTTTCGGCGACAAGATCGAGATCGGCGGTGTCCATGATTTCGGTGACGACGGGCAGCCCCGTTTCGTCGCCGATGTCGCGCAGAATCTGAAGCCCCTCGGGGCCGTGGCCGCTAAAGCCGTAAGGGCTGGTGCGCGGCTTGTAGGCCCCGGCGCGCAAGGCGCAGGCGCCGGAACGCTGGACGGCGGCGGCGCTGTTGCGGAGCTGCTCGCGGCTTTCGACGGCGCAGGGGCCGGCGATCACGCGGAAGGCGGCGCCCCCGAACGCGACGCCGCCGATCCGCACGATGGTGTCGTAGGGATGAAGCTCCCGGCTCGCGAGCTTGTAGGGCGCGAGCACCGGCTTCACCGATTCCACCGACGGGTCGCCTTCCAGGCTGAGCCCGGCAAGCACCCGCTCGTCGCCGAGCGCGCCGAGAACGACGCGCTCGCTGCCCGGCATGTGCAAGGGCTTGAGGCCCGCATCCGCGATGCGGGCGAGGATGTTTTGCGCGGCTTCGGGCGACGCGCCGGGCTTCAGGACGATGATCATTGTCGAGGCTTTCGATAAGGTGGTGAGAACGAAAAAAAGCCCGCCGGAGGGGCGGGCCATGCTGTGAAAAAGAAGGGTCTCCCTTTAGCGGGAAGACCGCGTCACAACGGCGCGCCGGGGGCGGATGCGGACCGCCAGCGCCACCAGATGACGGGCGCGCGGAGCCCGGCGGCGGAGGCCGCGGCGAAGCTCAGAAAGGCGCCCATTGCTGTCATGCCCTTAAGGCTGTCAGGGCATCGCCCGCGCGTCAAGCCGGTTTTCGATCGAAGGAAAAAGACACGAACAAGGCGCTTGACGGCGCGGCGCGAAACTGTGAGGTACGCGGCCATGCCTTTTGCGCAATCCCTTTCCGGCACCGTCCCGGCCGATCTTCCGGCTGCGGGGCTTTGCGCGCGCGCGGCATCGCAGGCTTGGCTCTGGTGGTGGGATGCATCCCCCGCGGCGGCCGCCCTGCATCGATGGTGAAGACGACTTTCCAAGCGTCCTTTTCCTAAGACCAGGCCCGCCCTTCCGGCGGGCTTTTTGTTTTTGATCGCCATCATCCGAGGTTCCTATGCAAACTCTCACCGCGCCGTTGCCGACCGCGCCCGTTTCCGCTCTCCTCGCCCGGCTTCGCGACGGCCGGGCGCTCACCGCGGACGATGCCGAAACGCTGTTCGCGGCGCTCGCGGGGGGCCGGCTTGACGAGGCCGACATCGAAACCCTGCTCGTGTCGCTGCGCCGCAAGGGCGAGACGGCGGAGGAATTGATCGGCGCCGCCCGCGCGCTTCGCGATGCCGCCCTGCCGTTCGAGCGGCCCGATTACCTGTTCGCCGATACATGTGGCACGGGCGGGGACGGCACGGGCACGATCAACGTGTCGACGGCGGTCGCCTTCGTTGCCGCCAGCGCTGGGCTTCCCATCGTCAAGCATGGCAACCGCTCCGTCACGTCCCGCTGCGGATCGGCCGATGTGCTGGAACAGCTCGGCGTCCGCCTCGACCCCAGCCCCGCCGTTTCCCGCCGCGCGCTCGACGAAACCGGCATCTGCTTCCTGCTGGCGCCGCTCTACCATCCCGGCCTCGCCCACGCCGCGCCGGTTCGCCGCCGGCTCAAATGCCGGACGATCATGAACGCGCTCGGCCCCTGCCTCAATCCCGCCCGGCCGCCGGTCCAATTGCTCGGCGTGTCCGAACCCGGCCTGATGCAGCCGGTGGCGGCGACCCTCGCCGCGCTCGGCGTGCGGTCCGCGCTCGTCGTCCACGGCGCGGGCATGGACGAAGTCGCGCTGCACCGGCCGTCCGACGCGATCCGGCTGACGGACGGCAAGACGGAATGCTTCACCATCGATCCGGCGGAACTCGGCCTGGAGCCAACGCCGCTTGCCGCCGTCGAGGGCGGAAGCCCGGAGGAGAATGCCGCCCGGCTGAAGGCCCTGCTGTCGGGCGGCGGCGGCGAGGCCGAAAAAAGGATCGTCGCCCTCAATTGCGGCGCGTTGCTGGCGGCGGCGGGCGTCGCCTTCGACCTTCGTTCGGGCTATGCCCTGGCCGCCGACGCCCTCGCCTCCGGCGCGCCCTACCAAACCCTGCTGGCCTTTGCGGAGGCGACGCATGCGTGATCCCGGCGGGGTGCTCGGCAAGATCGTCGCGCGCAAGGCAATCGACGTGGCGGCGCGCCTCGGCGGGGCGGATATCGGGGCGCTGCGCGCCCGCGCGGTGCCGACAACCAAGAATCTGGGTGCGGCCCTGGCGCGGCCCGGCGCGCGTTTCATCATGGAGGTGAAGCGCCATTCCCCCTCGCGCGGCGTCCTGCGGCACGCGGTCGATCCCGCCGCGATGGCGCGCGCTTATTCCGGTGCGGCGGATGCGATCAGCGTCCTCACCGACACGCCTTTTTTCGGCGGCTCGCTCGACGACTTGCGGGCGGTGCGCGCGGTCTTTTCCGGCCCGATCCTCGCCAAGGATTTCGTGATCGACCCGCGCCAGGTGGTCGAGGCGCGGCTGAACGGCGCCGATGCCGTGCTCGCCATGCTGTCGGTGCTGGACGACGATGAAGCCGCGGCCATCATGGCCGAAGCGGCGCGGCTGAACATGTCCGTTCTCGTCGAAACGCATGACGAGGCGGAAGTCGCGCGCGCGGTCGCGCTCGGCGCGAGGATCATCGGGATCAACAATCGCGATCTCACATCGATGACGACCGACCTTGCCGTCACCGAGCGGCTTGCCCCCCTCATTCCCGCCGACCGGCTGGTGGTGTCCGAATCCGGGATCGAAGACCGCGCGGACGCACTGCGGCTTGGCGGCCTGTGCGACGCCTTCCTGGTCGGATCGTCCCTCATGGCGGCGCCGAACCCCGGCTTGGCGGCACGCGAACTGGCATTTGGGCGGGTCAAGATTTGCGGCCTCACCAACACCCGCGATGCCACCGCCGCGGCGATCGCGGGCGCGGCCTATGGCGGCATCATCCTCGCCACGGGAAGCCCGCGCGTGGTATCCCGCAACGTCGGCGAAAGGATCGCGCGGCGGGTGCGCGAAGGCGGCGCGGAGGCGGTCGCCGTCTTCCAGAACCACGATATCGGCTTCGTTTCCGAAACCGCGCACGCCATGCAGGCCGCCGCCGTGCAGCTTCATGGCGGCGAGGACGAGGCCTATGTGCAGGCCTTGCGAAAGCGGCTGCCCGGCCATGTCGAATTGTGGGGCGCGGCGGGTGTCGCGGGAAGCCTTCCGAGGCCCCGGCCGGGTTTCGACCGCACGCTCTACGATACCCAGATCGGCGTCCGCACCGGCGGCACCGGCATGCCGTTCGATTGGCGGCACCTGGAGGGCCGCGACCTGGGGCGGGACGTGCTGGCCGGGGGTATCCGGCCCGCCAATGTCCGGCGGGCCGCGCGCTATGGCGCCTATGCGATCGATATCGGTTCCGGCGTCGAGGCGGCGCCGGGCCGCAAGGATCCCGCGAAGCTCACCGCCTTGTTCGCTGCGCTGCGCATTCCGTCCCGAGGAGAAGACCAATGTTGATGTCCGGCCGCTTCGGCGCGTTCGGTGGCATGTATGTGCCCGAAATCCTGATGCCCGCTCTGGAGGAGCTCGAAGCCGCCTTCCTCGCGGCGCGGGAGGATGCCGGCTTCCAGGCCGAATTGTCGCGACTGCTCTGCACCTATGCCGGGCGGCCGACGCCGCTCACCCTGTGCCGCAATTTGGGCGGAGAGGGAACGCGCATCTACCTGAAGCGCGAAGACCTGCTCCACGGCGGCGCGCACAAGACCAATCAGGTGCTGGCGCAAGGGCTGCTCGCCAAGCGGATGGGCAAAAGCCGCATCATCGCGGAAACCGGCGCCGGACAGCACGGCGTGGCGACGGCGCTGGCGGGCGCGCTGTTCGGCCTGGAAACCCGAATCTACATGGGCGCGCACGATGTCGAACGGCAGAAACTGAACGTCTTCCGCATGCGATTGATGGGCGCGGAAGTCGTGCCGGTCACCGCGGGCGGGCAAACCTTGAAGGATGCGGTGAACGAGGCGCTGCGCGACTGGACGGCGAGTTTCGGCGACACCCACTATCTGCTCGGAACCGTCGCGGGCCCGCACCCCTTCCCCTTCATGGTTCGCGAATTTCAGAGGATCATCGGGGCGGAAGCGCGGGCGCAGATCCTGAAGGAGGAAGGGCGCCTTCCCGACGCGGTGATCGCCAGCGTCGGGGGCGGATCCAACGCGATCGGCATTTTCACCGATTTCGTCGACGATCCCGGTGTGCGCCTGATCGGCGTCGAGGCGGCGGGCAAGGGCCTCCACGGCGGGGAGCATGGCGCCACCCTGCAGCGCGGGCGCGTCGGCGTCCTCCACGGGGCGGAAACCTATGTCCTGCAGGACGAGGACGGGCAGATATCGGACAGCTGGTCGGTGTCGGCGGGCCTAGATTATCCCGCCGTCGGCCCGGAGCACGCCCATCTCAAGGCCAGCGGCAGGGCCGATTATGTCGGCGCGACCGATACCGAGGCCCTCGACGCCTTCTCCCTTCTCGCGCGGCGCGAAGGCATCATCTGCGCCTTCGAATCCGCCCATGCTTTGGCGCATGCCCTGAAGATGGCGGAGGAGAAGAGCGGTCAGATCCTGGTCGTCAATCTTTCGGGGCGCGGCGACAAGGACATGGAACAGGCGCAACGCCTTTTGGAGCTGCCGCAATGAGCCGTTACGCCACGATGTTCGCCCGCGCGGCAGCCGAAGAGCGCTGCGCCTTCGGCGCCTTCGTCATGCTCGGCGATCCCGATCTCGACGCGAGCGCCGCGATCCTCGACGCGCTCGCCCGATCCGGCGCCGACATGTTGGAGGTCGGCATTCCCTTTTCCGATCCGGTGGCCGACGGGCCCGTCATCCAGGCGGCGGCGGACCGCGCGCTGCGGCGCGGCGTCCGGCCCGGCGACTGCCTCGACCTGCTGAAGGGGTTCAGGGCCCGCCACCCCGACGTGCCGGTCGGCATCCTGACTTACGCCAACATCCTGTTCGCCCGGGGCAAGGAGGACTTCTATCGCCGCGCCGCCAAAGCGGGGGTCGACAGCGTTCTCGTCGCCGACATTCCCGCGGCGGAAGCCGAGCCCTTCTCGGACGCCGCGCGGGCGGAGGGCATCGCGCCCATCCTGATCGCCGCGCCGAACACGCCGGACGGGACGCTGGAAAAGATCGCGCGGCTCAGCGACGGCTATACCTATTGCGTCGCGCGGTCGGGCGTGACCGGAGCGGGGCAGTCGATCGCACTCAACCACCGCGCCCTCTTCGATCGCCTGGAGGCGCTGGGCGCGCCGCCGCCGGTGCTCGGCTTCGGCCTGTCGCGGCCCGATCATGTCACGGCCGCGCGGTCGGAAGGCGCGGCGGGGGTGATATGCGGTTCGGCGCTCATCGCCCGTATCGCTGAATCGCCGGACGATCCCGGCGCCGCCGCCGCCGCATTCGCGCGGACCATGACGGCGCGCTAGATTCTTCGGCTATTGTCGCAGCCTTGCCGCATGCGTCATGGAAAACCCGGCGCAGCCAGGCGTTGTCCAAATGTGATAGCTTTTGACGCGCCCGCGAAAGGAACCGGACGATGAGTGTCGCATTTCGCCGCGAAAGCGATGAGGAGCATAAGGAACCGCGGTTCGAAATCCCGATTCCGGTGGGGCCCAATCTCGTCACCCCGAACGGCCTGGCGCAGATCGAAACGCGCGTGGCCGAGCTCGAGGCCAGGATCGCCAGCGATCAGGATGCGGCGGGGCTGGAGGAGACGAAGCGCGACCTGCGTTATTGGCGGACCCGCCTCGCCACCGCGCAAGTCGCGCCGCCGCCGCCCGAGGGCGAAGTCGGCTTCGGTTCGCGGGTCCGCCTTCGTCACGATGGCGCGGTGCGCGACATCGCGATCGTGGGGGACGACGAGGCCGATCCGTCGGCGGGCCTCATCTCCTTTTCCGCCCCGCTCGCCCGCGCGGTGATGGGCGCGTTCGCCGGGGAATATGTCGACTTTGCCGGCAAGGCCGAGGCGATCGAGATCGTGGAGATTGGCGCGATCTGAGCTTCAGGCCGCCAGTCCCTCCAGCGCTTCGCTCGCCTCCAGCCATTGCGCCTCGGCGGCTTCCAGCTGCCGCTCCACCTCCGCGCGCTTCTTCATCAATTCGGTCATCGTGAGCTTGGCGAGAGCGGCGTCAGCGCCGTCCGGATCGAACATCGCGCGGTCGATGGCGCTGCGCAGTTCGCCGAGCTTCGCCATTTCGGCCTCGGCCGCCTTCGTCTTCGACCGCAGCGCCTGGCCCTGCTCGCGCGCGGCGGCGGCCAGGCGCCGCTCGTCCTTGCGATTCCCCTTCGCCGGGCCCTTCGGCGCGCCCGTATCCCGGGCCAGCACCAGGGCGGTATAATCGTCCAGGCTGCCGTCGAACTCGCGCGCGGTGCCGCCGTCCACCAGCACCAGCCGATCCGCGATCAGCTCCAGCATATGCCGGTCGTGCGAGACCACCACCACGGCGCCGGAATAATCGTTCAGCGCTTGCACGAGCGCCTCGCGCGCATCGACGTCCAGATGGTTGGTCGGCTCGTCGAGGATCAGCAGGTGCGGCGCATCCCGGGTGATGAGCGCCAAAGCGAGCCGCGCGCGTTCGCCGCCGGACAATTTGCGCACCTCCGTCATCGCCTTGTCGCCGGAAAAGCCGAACCGGCCGAGTTGCGCGCGGACGGCGGCGGGCGTCGCCCCGGTCATCAGCCGCGCCATATGCTGGAACGGCGTGTCCGCCCCGTCCAGTTCCTCCACCTGATATTGGGTGAAATAACCGACCTTGAGCTTGCCGCTGCGGCTGACGTCGCCCTCCATCGGCGGAAGCTGCGCGGCGAGCAGCCGCGCGAGCGTCGTCTTGCCGTTGCCGTTGCGGCCGAGCAAGGCCACGCGGTCGTCGGGGTCGAGACGGAAGTTGAGGCGCGTCAGGATCGGCGTCTCGCCATAACCCGCCGCCGCCATGTCGAGCGTGACCAAGGGCGGTTTCAAGTCGTCGGGATTGGGAAAACCGAAGGACAGGCTGGGATCGTCCACCAGCTCGGCGATCGGAGTCATCCTGGCGAGCGCCTTGAGGCGGCTCTGCGCCTGCTTTGCCTTGCTCGCCTTCGCCCGCCAGCGATCGACGAAAGCCTGCAATTTCTCGCGCTGGGCGCTCTGCTTTTCGCGCGCCGCCGCCTGCTGCGCCTGGCGCTCGGCGCGCTGACACTCGAACGCGTCATAGCCGCCCGGATAGAGCGTCAGCGTGCCGCGATCGAGGTGGAGGATGTGATCGACGACATTGTTGAGGAAATCGCGCTCGTGGCTCACGACCAGGATGGTCGCGCGATAGCTTTTGAGGAAATCCTCCAACCACAGCACCGCTTCCAGGTCGAGGTGGTTGGACGGCTCGTCGAGGAGCAAAAGATCGGGGGCGGAGAAGAGGAGGGCGGCGAGCGCGACCCGCATTCGCCAGCCGCCGGAAAAGCTGTCGAGCGGCCGGTGCTGCATGTCCTCGTCGAAACCGAGGCCGACGAGGATGCGGGCGGCGCGGGAGGGCGCGGCATAAGCGTCGATCGCGTTCAGCCGCTCGTGAATTTCGCCCAGACGGTCCGGGTCGTCGCAGCCCGCCGATTCCGCGAGCAGCGCCGCGCGCTCGGTATCGGCGGCCAGTACCGTTTCGAACGGCGTGGCGGTTCCGCCCGGCGCGTCCTGCGCGATATAGCCGAGCCGCGCGCCCTTCGGCATGTCGGCAGAGCCTTCGTCGGGATCGAGCATGCCGGCGACGACGCGCATGAGGGTGGACTTGCCCGCGCCGTTCCGGCCGACGAGGCCGACCCGGCTGCGGGGCGGCAGCGCCGCCGTCGCCCCGTCGAGGATGGCGCGCCCGCCAAGGCGCACCGTGATTCCATTCAGGCTAAGCATGCGCGTGCGCCTACCATGAGAAGGGTTGCCCCAAAAGCAGTGTTGCACCCGGCCGGCACGAAACCTTTGGAAAGGGGCCCAACCGCGTTTCGCGCGGCAGCCCAGGGAACAAAAAGTTTCGATGGCCGATGTCCATCGATGGACGTCGCCACGCCGATCCGGAAACCCGCTGGCCCTGAATTTCGCCACGGGAATCGGCCTAAACAGGATCGAAGGAAGAGAGGTAGAGAACTATATGGGGTGGCGAGGAAACTGCATCGCGGTGGATTGGGGAACGACCAACCGCCGCGCCTATCTTCTCGACGGCGCCGGCCAGTTGATCGGGAAAATGGAAGACGATCTGGGCGTCCTGAGCGTTCCATGCGGCGGTTTTCCAGCGGCGGTGGCCGACATACAAAGCCGCTTCGGCCCCCATCCGGTGCTGCTCGCGGGAATGATCGGCTCCAATCGCGGCTGGATCGAAACGGCCTATGTCGCCTGCCCGGCCGGAATCGCCGATCTGGCGCCCGCGATCCGCTGGGTCGTCCCCGGCGAGATCGGCATCGTGCCCGGCCTGTCCTCCGGCGAGGGCGCCCCGGCGGATGTCATGCGGGGCGAGGAAGTCCAGGCGCTGGGCGCGGTCGCGGCGGGCCTGGTGCCGCGCGACGCCCTGCTCTGCCACCCCGGCACCCATTGCAAATGGATGGTTCTGGAAGACGGGCGGATCGCGCGCTTCCGCACGATGATGACCGGAGAGATGTTCAGCCTCCTCAAAAACGGCAGCATTCTGTCGCCGCAGCTGGGCGGCACGATCGCGGCGAACCCGTCTTTTATCGCGGGCGCGACGGAGGGACTCCAAGGCGGCGACCTTCTCTCCGGCCTCTTTTCCATCCGCGCGCGCTATGTTCTTGGCCGGCCGGATGAGGGGGCCGCATCCTTTGCGAGCGGCCTGCTGATCGGAAGCGACGTGCGGGGCGGGCTCGCGTTCGACGGGCCGGGGCCGGTCGCCCTGGTCGGCCGGCCGGACCTGTGCGCGCTTTACGCCCGGGTGCTGGAACGGGCCGGACGCGAAGCCATTGAAGTGGATGGCGCGGCCGCGTTCCGCGCCGGTATTCATGCCTTGAGGGAGATGTTGTGATGGACGCCCTGGACCAATTCCGCGCCCTTTTTTCGGCCTGCCCCTTGATCGCGATCATTCGCGGCGTCCGGCCAGACGAGGCAGAAGCGATCGGCGGCGCGCTCATCGACGCGGGGATCCGCATCATCGAAGTGCCGCTCAATTCGCCCGATCCCCTGGAGAGCATCAGGCGCCTGTCCGCCGCGTTCGGCGAGACCGCCTTGATCGGCGCCGGAACGGTGCTGCGGCCGGGGCAGGTCGCCGAGGTGGCGGCGGCGGGCGGGCGGATCATCGTGTCGCCGTCCACCGACCCGTCCGTCATCCGGGCCAGCGTCGAAGCGGGGCTGGTCTCGGCCCCGGGCTATTTCACGCCGAGCGAGGCCTTCGCCGCGCTCGGCGCGGGCGCGCATGTGCTGAAGCTGTTCCCGGCCGAGGCCGCCTCTCCCGCGATGGTCAAGGCGCAGCGCGCCGTGCTGCCGAAGGACGTGCCGCTGGTTGTCGTCGGCGGCGTGAAGCCGGATAATATGGCCCCCTATCGCAATGCGGGCGCCGACGGCTTCGGCCTGGGTTCGGCCCTGTACAGCCCCGGCCAGACCGCCGGCGATGCCGGGCGGCAGGCGGCGGCCTTCGTCGCGGCCCTAAGCTGATGTCCATCCGCATCGCCATCATCGGTTACGGCAAGATCGCGCAGGATCAGCACATGCCCGCGATCCTTGCCAACCCGGATTTCGAAATCGTCGCGACAGCCAGTCCTCATCCCCACCCGGAAGCGCCGGGGCAGGCGTTCGGCACGCACGGGGCGTTGATCGCGGGGATGGCCGGGCGGCTCGATGCGGTCGCGATCTGCACGCCCCCTGCGGCCCGCTACGCGATCGCGCGCGATGCCCTTGATGCGGGGCTCCACGTCCTTCTCGAAAAGCCGCCAGCCGCGACGCTTGGCGAAATCCAGCACCTCGAGGCGCTGGCCGGGCAGAGCCGCCGCACCCTGTTCACCGCCTGGCACGCGCAGCACAATCCCGCGGTGGACGCGGCCCGCGCGCTGCTGGCGGGCAAGGTCGTGACCGCCTTTCACATCCACTGGTTCGAGGATGTGCGCAAATGGCATCCCGGCCAGGAGTGGATCTGGGAGCCGGGCGGGTTCGGCGTCTTCGATCCGGGCATCAACGCCCTTTCGATCGCGACGCGCATCCTGCCCGTTCCGCTGTTCGTGCGGGCGGCGACGTTGCGCTTTCCGTCCAACCGCCAGACGCCGATCGCCGCCAGCCTGACCTTCGCGAGCGAGAGGGGCGCGTTCGGGGCGGAACTCGACTGGCGCTACACGGAGGGCGAGAGATGGACGATCCGCGCCGAAACGGCGGACGGCGGCGTGATCGAGCTGCATGACGGCGGCGCGACCCTGCTGGTGAATGGGGAGCGGCGGGCGTTCGGCGGAGCGGGCGAATACCGGTCCATCTATGAACGGTTCGCGGCGCTCATTCGAACGGGCCAAAGCGATGTCGACAGCGATCCCTTGCGGATCGTCGCCGACGCCTATCTGGCGGGCCGGCGGGAGCTCGTCGAGCCTTTCGCCTGAACCTTAAGGAACGCCGATCGCCGAAAAGCGGAACAGGATCAGGTTCCGGTAAGTCTGGCCGGGCTCGAGCCGCACCGAGCCGAATTCCGGACGGTTCGGCGTATCGGGAAACATTTGCGGTTCCAGCGCGATCGCGTCGCCCTGGCGGTAGAGCTTGCCGCCCTTGCCGACAATTGTCCCGTCCAGGAAATTGCCGGAATAGAATTGCAGGCCGGGCTGGGTCGAGAGCACTTCCAGAACACGTCCCGATTTCGGTTCCTCGACCCGGGCAAGGAGCCGCGGCGCCGCGGCGATATGGCGATCGACCACCCAATTATGGTCGTAGCCGCGCCCAAAGCGGATTTGTTCGTCCGATGCATCGCGGACGCGCGCGCCGACGGCGATGGGCTTGCGGAAATCGAACGCCGTTCCGCCGACCAGGCGGAATTCGCCGGTGGGAATGGCGGTGGCGTCGGTCGGCAGATAATGATCGGCGGGAATGGTGAGCAGATGCCCCATCGCGCCATCCGCCGATCCTTCGCCCGCGAGATTCCAATAAGCATGGTTGGACAGGTTGACGATCGTCGTCCTGTCGGTGGTCGCGCCATAGTCGACGGCGAGAACATTGTTTTCGTCCAGCGAATAAGTCGCCGTGACAGTGAGCGTACCGGGATAGCCCTGATCGCCGTCCGGGCTGACATGGCGCAGGGTCACGCTTTGCCGCGCGCCCCGCGTCACGGAGATTATCGTCCAGAGCGCCTTGTCGAAACCCGTGGTGCCGCCGTGCAGCGAATTGGGGCCGTTGTTGACGGGCAGGAGGAAGGGCTTCCCGTCGAGCGTGAAGCGGCCCTGGGCGATGCGATTGGCGACGCGGCCGACGGTCGCGCCGAAATATTCGGAGCCGGCGAGATAGCCGTCGAGGGTCGGATAGCCCAGGGCGACGTCCGCTTTGCCGCCGTCGCGGTCCGGCACGATGACGGACTGAATGGCCGCGCCAAAGGTGATGATGCGGACCTCGACGCCATTGCCGTTGGTGAGCGTGACCGCTTCCACGACCCGCCCGTCCGGCAGCTTTCCGAATGCGGCGCGCCTCACATCCGCAGCTTTCATTCCGGATCCTTCCTTCCAAACCGATGGGCCATGGGGCGCAGTTTTTCGCCTTTCAGCCCTGGAACGGCATGTCGGCCAGTCCGGTTGCGCCGGGCTTCCATGAAAAGAGCCCGCCCGCTTGCGGTTGCCCGGCCAGGTCTTCCGCCGATAATCCGATGCGCGCCGACGTGACGAACAGGCGGTCCAGGCCCTCGCCGCCAAAGGCGCAACTGGTCGGCCGCTGCACCGGAAGCGCGATCGTCGCCATCACGTCTCCCCCCGGCGACAGGCGGCGGACGCACCAGCCATCCCAAAAGGCGATCCACAAACAACCTTGCGCATCGACGGTCATG containing:
- a CDS encoding 2-dehydro-3-deoxygalactonokinase: MGWRGNCIAVDWGTTNRRAYLLDGAGQLIGKMEDDLGVLSVPCGGFPAAVADIQSRFGPHPVLLAGMIGSNRGWIETAYVACPAGIADLAPAIRWVVPGEIGIVPGLSSGEGAPADVMRGEEVQALGAVAAGLVPRDALLCHPGTHCKWMVLEDGRIARFRTMMTGEMFSLLKNGSILSPQLGGTIAANPSFIAGATEGLQGGDLLSGLFSIRARYVLGRPDEGAASFASGLLIGSDVRGGLAFDGPGPVALVGRPDLCALYARVLERAGREAIEVDGAAAFRAGIHALREML
- a CDS encoding 2-dehydro-3-deoxy-6-phosphogalactonate aldolase, translating into MDALDQFRALFSACPLIAIIRGVRPDEAEAIGGALIDAGIRIIEVPLNSPDPLESIRRLSAAFGETALIGAGTVLRPGQVAEVAAAGGRIIVSPSTDPSVIRASVEAGLVSAPGYFTPSEAFAALGAGAHVLKLFPAEAASPAMVKAQRAVLPKDVPLVVVGGVKPDNMAPYRNAGADGFGLGSALYSPGQTAGDAGRQAAAFVAALS
- a CDS encoding Gfo/Idh/MocA family protein, whose protein sequence is MMSIRIAIIGYGKIAQDQHMPAILANPDFEIVATASPHPHPEAPGQAFGTHGALIAGMAGRLDAVAICTPPAARYAIARDALDAGLHVLLEKPPAATLGEIQHLEALAGQSRRTLFTAWHAQHNPAVDAARALLAGKVVTAFHIHWFEDVRKWHPGQEWIWEPGGFGVFDPGINALSIATRILPVPLFVRAATLRFPSNRQTPIAASLTFASERGAFGAELDWRYTEGERWTIRAETADGGVIELHDGGATLLVNGERRAFGGAGEYRSIYERFAALIRTGQSDVDSDPLRIVADAYLAGRRELVEPFA
- a CDS encoding aldose epimerase family protein; translation: MKAADVRRAAFGKLPDGRVVEAVTLTNGNGVEVRIITFGAAIQSVIVPDRDGGKADVALGYPTLDGYLAGSEYFGATVGRVANRIAQGRFTLDGKPFLLPVNNGPNSLHGGTTGFDKALWTIISVTRGARQSVTLRHVSPDGDQGYPGTLTVTATYSLDENNVLAVDYGATTDRTTIVNLSNHAYWNLAGEGSADGAMGHLLTIPADHYLPTDATAIPTGEFRLVGGTAFDFRKPIAVGARVRDASDEQIRFGRGYDHNWVVDRHIAAAPRLLARVEEPKSGRVLEVLSTQPGLQFYSGNFLDGTIVGKGGKLYRQGDAIALEPQMFPDTPNRPEFGSVRLEPGQTYRNLILFRFSAIGVP